A section of the Lineus longissimus chromosome 1, tnLinLong1.2, whole genome shotgun sequence genome encodes:
- the LOC135490707 gene encoding growth hormone-inducible transmembrane protein-like — protein MLSAARLCRFPVTSLVAGTLKSTPKTCKIVTKPLNCTCLVTRSENYASQARTRIGFGKKMAPTKSKTSSLKEAIMAPAGDSAFTLGRGLVAGASVIGIGALCYYGLGLSNEVGALDRSALWPEEVKQRIKSTYMYFGGGLAVTAVSALAIARSPAMMNMMMKNSWLAIGATFAAMIGSGMIARSIPYKEGFGAKQVAWMVHAGIMGAVVAPLTLLGGPLLVRAAWYTAGIVGGLSTVAVCAPSEKFLNMGGPLAVGLGLVFASSIGGMFLPPTTALGAGLYSISIYGGLVLFGMFLLYDTQRIIKKAETYPVYGMAPYDPVNESISIYLDTLNIFIRLAMILAGGGGRRK, from the exons ATGTTATCAGCTGCGAGGCTGTGTCGATTTCCTGTGACTTCATTGGTTGCTGGAACTCTTAAAAGCACACCCAAGACATGCAAAATTGTGACAAAACCATTGAACTGTACATGTCTGGTTACGAGGAGTGAAAATTATGCTTCTCAAGCCAGAACACGCATTGGATTTGGGAAGAAGATGGCTCCCACCAAGTCCAAGACAAGTTCGCTAAAGGAGGCCATCATGGCACCTGCGGGAGATTCTG CTTTCACCCTTGGTCGAGGACTTGTTGCTGGTGCATCAGTGATAGGCATTGGTGCACTGTGTTACTATGGATTAGGACTTTCAAATGAGGTTGGAGCTCTTGACAGATCTGC ATTATGGCCCGAAGAGGTGAAACAACGCATCAagtccacatacatgtattttggaggAGGGTTAGCTGTAACAGCTGTATCAGCCCTTGCTATTGCAAGAAGTCCTGccatgatgaacatgatgatgaaaaattCTTGGTTG GCCATTGGGGCAACATTCGCAGCTATGATAGGCAGTGGAATGATCGCCCGATCTATTCCATATAAAGAAGGTTTTGGTGCCAAACAGGTGGCGTGGATGGTTCACGCTGGAATCATGGGTGCTGTGGTGGCACCACTCACACTTCTCGGTGGGCCTCTGCTGGTCAGGGCTGCGTGGTACACAGCTGGCATCGTTGGAG GCCTTTCGACTGTTGCTGTCTGTGCTCCAAGTGAAAAGTTCTTGAACATGGGCGGTCCTTTGGCTGTTGGTCTTGGACTTGTATTCGCTTCTTCCATTG GTGGTATGTTCCTTCCTCCCACCACCGCCCTGGGTGCTGGTCTTTACTCTATCAGTATCTACGGGGGACTTGTATTATTTGGAATGTTCCTTCTTTATGACACACAGAGAATCATAAAAAAAGCAGAGACGTATCCAGTTTATGGAATGGCACCTTATGACCCAGTAAATGA ATCTATCAGTATCTACCTCGACACGTTAAATATCTTCATTCGACTTGCCATGATTCTTGCTGGTGGTGGCGGACGGAGAAAATAA
- the LOC135494625 gene encoding uncharacterized protein LOC135494625 yields MPRGNADRALGPRPVSDFWLALVRFVAEAYPQSSTHDINVAEQYRRQLEEQIRTTNVMFSRAYDLMNEEQDLAKQADLAQFTKLVCAVLAQLLALREKFELKIYHLMSEIGPRNCNSNFSVVSGAPCLNDGNQCGNRPSGRPSIQINPVTVQSLRDAGFNWRSIASMIGVSERTLRNRRQSYEFLDCDLEYSEITNNELDEIVTAIMKVTTVCGETLMMGALRSRGYKIQRQRVRDSLARVDPVGRALRRRCVIYRRHYSVPHPNYIWHIDGNHKLIDPWGFVIHGGIDGFSRLCTYLRCSNTNRSSVVLECFADAVQAYGCPSRVRTDYGTENVLVARYMLSNKGLYRGSVITGLSTHNQRIERLWRDVGQNVNSFFIELFDNMEHTGLADRYNPVHIYALRYIFVPRINRALDEFRNQWNNHPVRTEKHNTPNMLFLRGMMVHNDAFDLDLINTVDEDGPVPDIQTNNNVQVPELPFDLSEDTVLQLQTEVDPLADDGYFGANLFLSAVEIVNRQINNHG; encoded by the exons ATGCCAAGAGGAAATGCTGATCGCGCTTTGGGTCCGAGGCCAGTTTCTGACTTTTGGTTGGCACTTGTTCGATTCGTTGCTGAGGCCTATCCCCAATCCTCCACACACGACATCAATGTTGCAGAACAGTACCGTCGACAGCTTGAAGAACAGATCAGAACTACAAATGTTATGTTCTCGCGTGCATATGATCTCATGAATGAGGAACAGGATTTAGCCAAACAGGCCGATCTTGCCCAATTTACCAAACTTGTGTGTGCAGTACTGGCCCAGCTTTTAGCATTGAGGGAAAAATTTGAATTAAAGATTTATCATCTCATGAGTGAAATTGGCCCTAGAAActgtaattcaaatttttccgTCGTCAGTGGGGCTCCATGTTTAAATGATGGAAACCAGTGTGGCAATCGGCCAAGTGGACGGCCCAGTATTCAAATCAACCCTGTGACTGTACAGTCTTTGAGGGATGCTGGGTTTAATTGGAGGTCAATTGCCAGTATGATTGGAGTGAGTGAGAGGACACTGAGGAATAGACGACAGAGCTATGAGTTTCTTGATTGTGATTTAGAATATTCTGAAATCACTAACAATGAACTGGATGAAATTGTGACTGCAATAATGAAAGTGACTACTGTTTGTGGGGAAACATTAATGATGGGTGCTCTTCGATCACGAG GATACAAAATTCAGCGACAGCGAGTCAGGGATAGTCTTGCTCGAGTGGATCCTGTTGGTAGAGCACTTCGTCGAAGATGTGTGATTTACCGGAGACATTACAGTGTTCCACATCCTAATTACATATG GCATATCGATGGCAATCACAAGCTGATTGATCCTTGGGGCTTTGTCATTCATGGGGGAATTGACGGCTTCTCGAGACTCTGCACGTATCTACGTTGTTCAAACACCAACCGCTCATCTGTTGTCTTGGAATGTTTTGCTGATGCAGTTCAAGCCTATGGCTGCCCGTCACGTGTACGTACAGATTATGGGACTGAAAATGTGCTTGTTGCACGCTACATGTTGAGTAACAAAGGACTCTACAGAGGGAGTGTGATAACCGGATTGTCCACTCATAACCAGCGCATCGAAAGGCTTTGGCGTGATGTTGGACAGAATGTCAACTCATTCTTTATTGAACTATTTGACAATATGGAACATACAGGTTTGGCAGACAGGTACAACCCAGTACACATCTACGCTTTAAGATACATTTTTGTGCCGCGCATAAACAGAGCCCTTGATGAATTCCGTAACCAATGGAATAATCATCCAGTTCGAACAGAGAAGCATAATACTCCCAACATGCTTTTCCTTAGGGGTATGATGGTTCATAATGATGCATTCGATTTGGACCTCATCAACACCGTGGACGAAGATGGTCCTGTGCCAGACATTCAAACTAACAACAATGTACAAGTTCCTGAACTGCCATTTGATTTATCCGAAGACACTGTGTTACAACTCCAGACCGAAGTTGATCCCCTTGCAGATGATGGCTACTTTGGTGCAAATTTGTTCTTGTCCGCTGTGGAGATTGTTAATCGTCAAATCAACAATCATGGTTGA
- the LOC135494688 gene encoding uncharacterized protein LOC135494688 — MDKDRINLLAHASNFEDLLRDLRNSATGAPSEMRELIQQVVAHPVVEQLRPHNAATTDRLLGVNLGLGQPGASSALPSSALPSAFPSSALPSSALPSSTHTHQNVNEEMARMFTPTGGFRGKKRRVPGTAAAAAGSAAAALAQKKVKVTVRKRTKDVVLLDSGMTSKPTDKEVLYNAGRVANCVVFSTDMTSQQVEDLILSLFWDKLEKFPKPKFIFVKAERNKIFRPNMPIGTKFDGQTVLNLCGQGVVNVMASGQIKDGFDPTLYQNVQDFVSDNDEEELPVAFPDQQLPSIVARGNLGRSLPSSVSPQVINIQRSDRRIPLTGPTCTTDVPSVNRGTYSQYVDLNVHQEDDDDDGDREDDELNQAIRASLEDRNKIDDTTTIRDELVLLQSQIDDDKTSKFNVNRRDVFDGAKIGFRRKSYSPFDGMSVVFTDGKKGEGAIDIGGPKREFLRLLMASLQGHKVFEGPQDRKVLALSASALSDGDYQLAGRMIAVSVIHGGPPPGFFSPTLYDCVAYDHDRRQDPTIEDVADLEVRKQLKKIREARDIETLQEAVTEASSFLSLAGCLIPIRTVNDRETITKAAVAFYVVGRVQSCLECFKDGLRTLGLLATVRQHPTLFKDIFCHQPSPLTAESFEDIFKFQLAEKDSNKYDTDLKVNGWWRDFLQDVQEGDAEEEKISISLSDILIFGTGAAQVPPLGFMPIPSIELSYQAPVDPVTKKTLTHFPTSNTCANLLRLPATPYYSTFKENMVLGIACSPGFGFA; from the exons ATGGACAAGGACAGAATCAATTTACTGGCTCATGCCAGTAATTTCGAGGATCTGCTGCGGGATCTGCGGAATTCGGCGACGGGTGCTCCCTCAGAAATGAGGGAGCTCATTCAGCAGGTTGTCGCCCACCCTGTTGTAGAGCAGTTGCGGCCACACAATGCGGCCACCACAGACAGGTTGCTAGGGGTGAACCTTGGGCTCGGCCAACCCGGTGCCTCATCCGCCTTGCCATCATCCGCCTTGCCATCAGCCTTTCCATCATCCGCCTTGCCATCATCTGCCTTGCCATCATCAACCCATACCCATCAGAATGTCAACGAAGAGATGGCAAGGATGTTCACCCCCACTGGTGGGTTTCGTGGGAAGAAGAGAAGGGTCCCCggaacagcagcagcagctgctGGAAGTGCAGCCGCGGCTTTGGCCCAAAAGAAGGTGAAAG TGACGGTGCGAAAGAGAACAAAGGACGTTGTCCTACTGGATTCTGGCATGACTTCCAAGCCCACAGACAAGGAAGTTCTATACAACGCTGGCCGTGTGGCAAATTGCGTTGTCTTTTCAACGGACATGACCTCCCAGCAAGTGGAGGATCTTATCCTCTCCTTGTTCTGGGACAAGcttgaaaaatttccaaaaccTAA ATTCATCTTTGTGAAGGCGGAGAGAAATAAAATTTTCCGGCCGAATATGCCAATAGGCACGAAATTTGATGGACAGACAGTCCTCAATCTGTGTGGACAGGGGGTGGTCAATGTAATGGCCAGCGGCCAAATAAAGGATGGCTTTGACCCAACCCTTTATCAGAATGTCCAG GACTTTGTCAGTGACAATGATGAGGAGGAGTTGCCAGTGGCATTCCCGGATCAACAATTACCATCTATAGTTGCCCGAGGAAATTTGGGACGAAGTCTGCCCTCCTCAGTTTCTCCCCAGGTGATTAATATCCAGCGAAG TGATAGGAGAATACCACTGACaggacctacatgtacaacagaTGTCCCTTCAGTTAATAGAGGAACATACAG CCAGTATGTTGACTTGAATGTTCAtcaagaggatgatgatgatgatggagatagaGAGGATGATGAACTAAACCAGGCTATAAGAGCCTCTCTTGAAGATAGAAACAA AATTGATGACACTACTACAATTAGAGATGAACTCGTGCTACTTCAGAGCCAAATAGACGATGACAAGACATCAAAGTTTAACGTCAACAGACGAGACGTGTTTGATGGGGCAAAAATTGGCTTTCGAAGGAAGTCGTATAGCCCCTTCGATGGAATGTCGGTTGTTTTTACGGACGGCAAGAAAGGCGAGGGGGCTATCGACATTGGTGGACCAAAAAGAGAATTCCTTCGTCTCTTAATGGCCAGTCTGCAAGGTCATAAGGTCTTTGAAGGACCACAAGACCGTAAAGTGCTGGCTCTGTCTGCCTCTG CTCTCTCTGACGGGGATTACCAGTTGGCTGGGCGGATGATTGCCGTCTCAGTCATACACGGTGGCCCACCCCCTGGCTTTTTTAGCCCAACCCTCTACGACTGTGTCGCATATGACCATGACAGACGACAAGATCCAACAATTGAGGATGTGGCAGACCTAGAAGTACGCAAACAGCTCAAAAAG ATAAGAGAAGCAAGAGATATTGAGACACTTCAAGAAGCAGTCACCGAAGCCTCTTCTTTCCTTAGTTTGGCTGGTTGTCTAATCCCAATTAGGACTGTTAATGACAGGGAGACAATCACTAAAGCAGCTGTTGCCTTCTATGTTGTGGGACGTGTCCAGTCGTGCTTGGAATG CTTCAAAGATGGCTTAAGGACTTTGGGGTTGTTGGCCACTGTCCGACAACACCCAACATTGTTTAAGGACATTTTCTGTCATCAGCCAAGCCCATTGACAG CTGAGAGTTTtgaggatattttcaaattccaaCTCGCGGAAAAGGATTCAAACAAATACGACACTGATCTCAAAGTAAACGGATGGTGGAGAGACTTCCTCCAAGATGTCCAAG AGGGAGATGCAGAAGAGGAGAAGATTAGCATTAGCCTTTCAGACATTTTAATATTCGGCACCGGAGCAGCTCAAGTGCCGCCATTGGGCTTCATGCCCATCCCTTCAATTGAACTGTCATATCAAGCTCCTGTTGATCCGGTAACAAAAAAAACCCTGACGCACTTCCCTACCTCCAATACGTGCGCCAACTTGTTGCGGCTGCCTGCTACCCCGTATTATAGTACCTTCAAGGAAAACATGGTGTTGGGAATTGCCTGTTCCCCTGGATTTGGATTTGCCTGA